The Thermus brockianus genome window below encodes:
- a CDS encoding glycosyltransferase family 4 protein: MLNVAFLTDAPRVAGSEIWLLETLPHLPNYGVRPVVYLPQNPRLAFLIQALNERGVPTQTYTHPKQLVTLTQKAHVRVVQAWFPSTYALLAHLPRPRSVFLHDQLEYHYPLGLKHMYRFVYQITKARRVAAADGIFVGTHWAAQYVRRHFGLEARVVPVGVDPKRFHPPTPEERASLRKKLGLTRFTVLTPARFTVEKNQLSIVLAARHVEADFLLIGEGTWMYPLRWLAQALRRPNVRFLGRRNDVAEFYKAADAVLFPTLADNPGLVILEGMASGLPVIASAHPPQKEVLSPNEGLLINPSPRAIVEAIRWLMTHPQEAERLGKNGRERILRERTNALSAWTLAQELEKLTLESS; encoded by the coding sequence ATGCTTAACGTAGCTTTCTTAACCGATGCACCTAGGGTTGCGGGAAGCGAAATATGGTTGCTGGAAACCCTTCCGCACCTGCCCAACTACGGGGTCCGACCCGTCGTTTACCTACCGCAGAACCCTAGACTGGCTTTTCTCATTCAAGCGCTCAACGAACGGGGCGTACCTACCCAGACCTACACCCACCCTAAGCAGCTCGTCACCCTGACCCAAAAAGCCCACGTGCGTGTCGTCCAGGCGTGGTTCCCATCTACGTACGCACTCCTGGCCCACTTACCCCGTCCCAGGAGCGTATTCCTCCACGACCAACTGGAATACCACTATCCCTTGGGCCTAAAACATATGTACCGCTTCGTTTACCAAATCACGAAAGCCCGCAGGGTAGCTGCCGCCGATGGCATCTTTGTAGGCACGCACTGGGCTGCTCAATACGTGCGCCGCCACTTCGGGTTAGAAGCCCGAGTAGTCCCCGTGGGCGTTGATCCAAAGCGCTTCCATCCCCCAACTCCAGAAGAACGAGCTTCCCTGCGCAAGAAGCTAGGGCTTACCCGCTTCACGGTCCTCACGCCCGCACGTTTTACCGTAGAAAAAAATCAACTTTCCATCGTTCTTGCAGCACGCCACGTGGAAGCGGACTTCCTCCTTATAGGCGAAGGCACCTGGATGTACCCCCTCCGTTGGCTTGCCCAAGCTCTAAGGAGGCCCAACGTGCGTTTCCTTGGGAGGAGAAACGATGTGGCCGAGTTCTACAAAGCCGCCGACGCCGTCCTCTTCCCCACGCTTGCTGACAATCCGGGCCTCGTGATCCTGGAGGGCATGGCCTCGGGCCTTCCCGTCATCGCTAGCGCACATCCTCCTCAAAAAGAGGTCCTCTCGCCCAACGAAGGGCTCCTCATAAATCCCTCCCCACGGGCCATCGTGGAAGCCATTCGCTGGCTCATGACCCACCCCCAAGAGGCCGAGCGCCTAGGCAAAAACGGAAGGGAACGCATTTTGAGGGAAAGGACCAACGCCCTTAGCGCCTGGACCCTGGCCCAGGAGCTGGAGAAACTGACGTTAGAATCTAGCTAA
- a CDS encoding glycosyltransferase family 4 protein has product MKVLFLTDAKTIGGSEVYLKETLPRLKALGLCPEAAMPATPGNLPIRQALAQAGIPVHAYTHLGAVPRGFDLVVASAWYPQSYRAFYKRFPGLIPLVHDQVEIFYPFGGRYLYRLGYRLLQAPNLKRAQAVLTVSRWAARWLREVHGVRRVYPVPNGVDTERFRPPLPGEKEALRARYGLEGKVVLVPARMSPEKNHLALLLTAKLLPHVTFLLVGTGELLRLWQGVARSLRLRNVHFLGRREDMPELYRAADAMCLPTLGENQSLATLEAMASGLPIVTTPIPAQRELIAHGVEGFLVPPLPWRLAPALQQAFALPELGANGRTRILREHTLQEAATNLREALLEIVHA; this is encoded by the coding sequence GTGAAGGTCCTCTTCCTTACCGACGCCAAGACCATAGGGGGAAGCGAGGTCTACCTTAAAGAAACGCTGCCGCGACTTAAGGCCCTTGGGCTTTGCCCTGAGGCCGCCATGCCCGCTACCCCGGGCAACCTTCCCATACGCCAAGCCCTGGCCCAAGCGGGTATCCCCGTACACGCCTATACCCACCTAGGGGCGGTGCCTCGAGGCTTTGACCTCGTGGTGGCCTCGGCCTGGTACCCCCAAAGCTACCGTGCTTTTTACAAACGATTTCCTGGTCTAATCCCCCTCGTGCATGACCAAGTGGAAATCTTTTATCCTTTCGGGGGGCGCTACCTCTATCGGTTAGGTTACCGCTTGCTCCAAGCTCCCAACCTAAAACGGGCGCAAGCGGTCCTCACTGTCTCCCGCTGGGCGGCCAGATGGCTAAGGGAGGTTCACGGGGTAAGGCGGGTTTACCCCGTCCCTAACGGGGTAGACACGGAGCGCTTCCGTCCTCCACTCCCCGGGGAAAAGGAGGCTCTGCGGGCACGCTACGGCCTGGAAGGAAAGGTGGTTCTGGTACCGGCCCGGATGAGCCCGGAAAAGAACCACCTTGCACTCCTGCTAACCGCCAAGCTCCTTCCCCATGTCACCTTCCTGCTCGTGGGCACAGGGGAATTGCTCCGCCTTTGGCAGGGGGTTGCCCGTAGCCTTCGCCTCCGAAACGTGCACTTCCTAGGGCGCAGGGAAGATATGCCCGAGCTCTACCGGGCTGCCGATGCCATGTGCCTTCCCACCTTAGGGGAAAACCAGTCCCTGGCCACCCTCGAGGCCATGGCCTCGGGGCTTCCCATCGTCACCACCCCCATTCCCGCTCAGAGGGAACTCATAGCACACGGGGTGGAAGGGTTTCTTGTCCCTCCTCTTCCCTGGCGCCTTGCCCCAGCTCTGCAACAGGCCTTCGCCCTTCCCGAGCTCGGAGCCAACGGGCGTACACGCATTCTCCGCGAGCATACCCTCCAAGAAGCAGCCACGAACCTAAGGGAAGCACTTTTGGAGATTGTTCATGCTTAA
- a CDS encoding pyroglutamyl-peptidase I yields MVLLTGFEPFGGLRHNPSAALLSLLPRSIGEKPIQTALLPVDTGALPEALRALYARNPKAVLHLGLAENRPLITLERLAVNLLDFERPDNKGVLKEDEAVVPGGPLALPARFPVKEGVRRLREAGIPARASLSAGSYLCNQAFYLSLYHLPVSVPVAFVHLPPDETLALERGGPYVPLREQARAVEILLEML; encoded by the coding sequence ATGGTCTTGCTTACCGGCTTTGAACCCTTCGGCGGCCTAAGGCACAACCCTTCCGCCGCCCTCCTCTCCCTCCTTCCCCGAAGCATCGGGGAAAAGCCCATCCAGACCGCCCTCCTTCCCGTGGACACCGGGGCGCTGCCGGAAGCCCTGCGGGCCCTTTATGCCCGAAATCCCAAGGCCGTTTTGCACCTTGGCCTAGCGGAAAACCGCCCCCTCATCACCCTGGAACGCCTGGCCGTCAACCTCCTGGACTTTGAACGGCCGGACAACAAGGGCGTCCTCAAGGAGGACGAGGCGGTGGTTCCGGGCGGGCCTCTGGCCCTCCCCGCCCGTTTCCCTGTCAAGGAAGGGGTGCGGCGGCTACGCGAAGCGGGCATCCCCGCCCGGGCAAGCCTTTCCGCAGGAAGCTACCTGTGCAACCAGGCGTTTTACCTCTCCCTTTATCACCTGCCCGTAAGCGTCCCCGTGGCCTTCGTCCACCTGCCGCCCGACGAAACGCTGGCGTTGGAAAGGGGCGGGCCCTACGTACCCCTGAGGGAGCAAGCCCGCGCCGTGGAAATCCTTTTGGAGATGCTGTGA
- the mfd gene encoding transcription-repair coupling factor — protein sequence MDTLLRTFYGHRLNLPQVGAAWLFAREAPPAVLLVPEERVRRYQDLSAFGVPVYVNPGLEALEEKALFVFSYGEALAPFPEDPEAWRLVLEVGRHYPREALLSRLLQMGYARDEDYRVLGEVLELGEVRLEFFGDELERLLVAGTERRRHVLLPKPGKAEGFQSHKIRHFPGPVYLDTPALAPKALWPLLEGRPLVALGSGVEFPPLELGVRPLPPYRGSLKALEKDLARWLGEGKRVHLFVGHARTLEYLRRRLAAFEPQVVERFPGPKGRLSLLPGAFEGGAEWGEHVLLTEALVFATGGVRARLRRGEGLTDPGALTPGDYLIHPEHGIGQFLGLETREVLGARRDYLVLRYKGEGRLYLPVEQLPLLRRHPGTTDDPPELSSLGKNEWQRAKERARKDVEELAARLLVLQAKRKATPGRAFPPLPDWDPLIGKGFPYELTPDQKRALEEVLRDLESPHPMDRLVSGDVGFGKTEVALRAAHRVVGHGAQVAFLVPTTLLAEQHGKTFRKRYQGLPVRVAVLSRFTPEKEEAEILKGLAEGGVDIVIGTHRLLQPDVRFRDLGLLIVDEEHRFGVAQKERIRELKAEVDTLYLSATPIPRTLYSALVGLKDLSSIQTPPPGRKPIRTFLAPFDPLLVREAILQELERGGKVFYVHDRVASIEARRRYLENLVPEARIGVVHGQMPEGLVEETMLLFAEGAYDVLLATTIIESGLDVPEANTILIERADRLGLATLYQLRGRVGRRDQEAYAYLFHPPRLTEAAEKRLNAIADLSDLGSGHLLAERDMEIRGVGNLLGPEQHGHIRALSLEVYTDLLEEAIRKLKGEAKEERPHVTLDLALSARLPAEYVGSLEARSRYYGRFAEARSLAELSRLVRELKERYGPLPEEAENFVNLARLRLVAERKGVVSLTEDLTHLQAVFGYWPLDYDARGLKGLPFRLEITQYPPGFRLEKKGLRPRDYPEALMETLFLFADR from the coding sequence ATGGATACCCTCCTGCGCACCTTCTATGGCCACCGCCTAAACCTGCCCCAGGTGGGGGCAGCTTGGCTTTTTGCCCGGGAAGCGCCCCCTGCGGTGCTCCTGGTTCCGGAAGAACGCGTAAGGCGTTACCAGGACCTCTCCGCCTTTGGGGTACCCGTCTACGTGAACCCGGGCCTCGAGGCCCTAGAGGAGAAGGCCCTCTTCGTCTTCTCCTACGGGGAAGCCCTGGCTCCCTTCCCCGAGGACCCCGAGGCCTGGCGCCTGGTCCTGGAGGTGGGGCGGCATTACCCGCGGGAAGCCCTCCTTTCCCGCCTCCTCCAGATGGGCTACGCCCGGGACGAGGACTACCGGGTCCTGGGGGAGGTTTTGGAGCTCGGGGAGGTGCGGCTGGAGTTCTTTGGGGACGAGCTGGAAAGGCTCTTGGTAGCGGGGACGGAAAGGCGCCGCCACGTCCTCCTGCCCAAGCCGGGAAAGGCGGAAGGTTTCCAAAGCCATAAGATCCGCCACTTCCCGGGACCCGTTTACCTGGACACCCCCGCCCTGGCCCCCAAGGCCCTCTGGCCCCTCCTGGAGGGGCGGCCCCTGGTGGCCCTGGGGAGCGGGGTGGAGTTTCCTCCCTTGGAGCTCGGGGTGCGCCCCCTCCCTCCCTACCGGGGGAGCCTGAAGGCTTTGGAGAAGGACCTGGCCCGCTGGCTTGGGGAGGGCAAGCGGGTCCACCTCTTCGTGGGCCATGCCCGCACCCTGGAGTACTTGCGGAGGCGCCTTGCGGCCTTTGAGCCCCAGGTGGTGGAGCGGTTTCCGGGGCCCAAGGGCCGCCTCTCCCTCCTCCCAGGGGCCTTTGAAGGGGGGGCGGAGTGGGGGGAGCATGTCCTCCTCACCGAGGCCTTGGTCTTCGCCACCGGGGGTGTGCGGGCAAGGCTGCGCCGGGGGGAGGGGCTTACCGACCCGGGGGCCCTTACCCCAGGGGACTACCTCATCCACCCCGAGCACGGCATCGGCCAGTTTTTGGGCTTGGAAACGCGGGAGGTTCTGGGGGCCAGGCGGGACTATCTGGTCCTCCGCTACAAGGGAGAAGGGCGGCTTTACCTTCCCGTGGAACAGCTACCCCTCCTCAGGCGGCATCCGGGTACCACGGATGACCCCCCGGAGCTCTCCTCCCTGGGCAAGAACGAGTGGCAACGGGCCAAGGAAAGGGCAAGGAAGGACGTGGAGGAGCTTGCGGCCCGCCTCCTTGTCCTACAGGCCAAGCGCAAGGCCACCCCGGGCCGGGCCTTTCCCCCCCTGCCGGACTGGGACCCCCTCATTGGGAAGGGTTTTCCCTACGAGCTCACCCCTGACCAGAAGCGGGCCCTGGAGGAGGTTCTAAGGGACCTGGAAAGCCCCCACCCCATGGACCGCCTGGTTTCGGGGGACGTGGGCTTCGGCAAGACGGAGGTGGCCCTAAGGGCCGCCCACCGGGTGGTGGGGCACGGGGCCCAGGTGGCCTTCCTGGTCCCCACCACCCTGCTCGCTGAACAGCACGGCAAGACCTTCCGCAAGCGCTACCAAGGCCTACCCGTGCGGGTGGCGGTGCTTTCCCGCTTCACCCCGGAGAAGGAGGAGGCGGAGATCCTCAAGGGCTTGGCGGAAGGGGGGGTGGACATCGTCATCGGCACCCACCGCCTCCTCCAGCCGGATGTGCGCTTCAGGGACCTGGGCCTCCTCATCGTGGACGAGGAGCACCGCTTTGGTGTGGCCCAGAAGGAGAGGATCCGGGAGCTCAAGGCGGAGGTGGACACCCTCTACCTCTCGGCCACGCCCATCCCCCGCACCCTTTATAGCGCCCTGGTCGGCCTAAAGGACCTCTCCAGCATCCAGACCCCACCCCCGGGGCGGAAGCCCATCCGCACCTTTCTCGCCCCCTTTGACCCCCTCCTGGTGCGGGAGGCTATCCTCCAGGAGCTGGAAAGGGGCGGCAAGGTCTTTTACGTTCACGACCGGGTAGCCTCCATTGAGGCCAGGCGGCGTTACCTGGAAAACCTGGTCCCCGAGGCCCGCATCGGCGTGGTCCACGGCCAGATGCCGGAAGGCCTTGTGGAGGAAACCATGCTCCTCTTCGCCGAAGGGGCTTACGACGTGCTCCTGGCCACCACCATTATTGAGTCTGGCCTGGACGTGCCCGAGGCCAACACCATCCTCATTGAGCGGGCGGACCGGTTGGGCCTCGCCACCCTGTACCAGCTACGGGGCCGGGTGGGCCGCCGGGACCAGGAGGCTTATGCCTACCTCTTCCACCCGCCTAGGCTTACCGAGGCGGCGGAGAAGCGCCTTAACGCTATTGCCGACCTCTCCGACCTGGGCTCCGGCCACCTCCTGGCGGAGAGGGACATGGAGATCCGGGGGGTAGGGAACCTTTTGGGCCCCGAGCAGCACGGGCACATCCGCGCCCTTTCCCTGGAGGTCTACACGGACCTCCTGGAGGAAGCCATCCGCAAGCTCAAGGGGGAGGCCAAGGAGGAAAGGCCCCACGTCACCCTGGACCTGGCCCTTTCCGCCCGCCTGCCGGCGGAATACGTGGGGAGCCTCGAGGCGCGAAGCCGCTACTACGGCCGCTTCGCCGAGGCGAGGAGCCTGGCCGAGCTATCCCGGCTGGTGCGGGAGCTTAAGGAGCGGTATGGCCCCTTGCCCGAGGAGGCGGAAAACTTCGTGAACCTGGCCCGCCTCCGCCTGGTGGCCGAGCGCAAGGGGGTGGTTTCCCTCACCGAGGACCTCACCCACCTGCAGGCCGTTTTTGGCTACTGGCCCTTGGACTACGATGCCCGGGGGCTCAAAGGCCTTCCCTTCCGCCTGGAGATCACCCAGTACCCTCCCGGCTTCCGCCTGGAAAAGAAAGGATTAAGGCCCCGGGACTATCCCGAAGCCTTAATGGAAACGCTGTTTCTTTTCGCAGACCGTTAG
- a CDS encoding aldehyde dehydrogenase family protein, whose product MIINVPRQIDDFLSRVGALYIGGRFVEAADGERFPVLNPATKEVLAWVARAKAPDVDQAVLAAERALQGSWGRTSPDERGRLLFRLAELIEEHAEALAILEALNVGKPYIEARTADVPLAAQHFRYFAGWSTKWSGEVLPVSLPGNYLAYTRREPLGVIGAITPWNFPLLIASWKLAPALAAGNTVVLKPSELTPLTALYLAELIEAAGFPKGVVNIVPGYGPEAGEALVLHPRVAKISFTGSPEVGKAILKKSADQLKRVTLELGGKSPNIVLEDADPQKVVRGVLFAAFFNQGEVCAAGSRLFVPKSYLDTFMNTFLDAVKNIRQGHPLDPATQMGPLISEEHRARVLNYIRKGKEEGAELLLGGEPNPSLTGFYVKPTVFLAEDRHTIAQEEIFGPVLTILPYEKLDEAVQRANATRYGLAAGVWSEDLKQAIRVAHSLKAGTVWVNGYLLLDATSPWGGFKESGLGREMGHYALEHYTEVKSVWLNLS is encoded by the coding sequence ATGATCATCAACGTCCCGCGTCAGATTGACGACTTCCTGAGCCGTGTTGGAGCGCTTTACATTGGCGGAAGGTTCGTTGAAGCGGCAGACGGGGAGCGTTTCCCCGTCCTCAACCCTGCTACCAAGGAGGTCCTCGCCTGGGTGGCGCGGGCCAAAGCTCCCGATGTAGACCAGGCTGTTCTAGCTGCTGAAAGGGCCCTTCAAGGCTCTTGGGGACGGACGAGCCCCGACGAAAGGGGCCGATTGCTTTTCCGGCTCGCGGAACTAATAGAGGAGCACGCCGAAGCCCTGGCCATTCTAGAAGCCCTTAACGTTGGCAAGCCCTATATTGAGGCTCGGACCGCAGATGTTCCCCTGGCTGCACAACACTTTCGTTATTTTGCCGGATGGAGTACCAAATGGTCCGGGGAAGTCCTCCCAGTCTCTCTCCCAGGAAACTACCTTGCCTATACCCGGCGCGAACCCCTAGGCGTGATCGGGGCAATTACCCCTTGGAACTTCCCTCTACTCATTGCGAGCTGGAAGTTAGCCCCTGCCCTCGCTGCAGGGAACACCGTGGTGTTAAAACCTTCTGAGCTCACCCCCCTTACCGCCTTATACCTTGCTGAACTCATCGAAGCTGCTGGCTTCCCCAAGGGGGTGGTAAACATCGTACCGGGTTACGGTCCCGAAGCAGGAGAGGCCCTCGTTCTGCATCCAAGGGTGGCGAAGATATCCTTCACGGGTTCACCTGAGGTCGGCAAGGCTATCCTCAAAAAGTCGGCAGACCAGCTAAAGCGTGTCACCCTAGAATTGGGAGGGAAGTCTCCCAACATTGTATTGGAAGATGCGGATCCACAAAAAGTAGTCCGTGGCGTACTATTTGCCGCCTTCTTTAACCAGGGCGAAGTCTGCGCTGCTGGTAGCCGCCTTTTTGTACCCAAAAGCTACCTGGACACCTTCATGAACACGTTCTTGGATGCCGTTAAAAACATCCGCCAAGGGCACCCTCTAGATCCGGCTACCCAAATGGGGCCGCTAATCAGCGAGGAACATAGAGCACGGGTACTCAACTATATTCGGAAAGGAAAAGAGGAAGGCGCTGAACTTCTATTGGGTGGAGAGCCCAACCCTTCGCTTACGGGATTCTACGTCAAGCCTACGGTTTTCCTGGCCGAGGATCGCCACACGATTGCGCAGGAAGAAATCTTCGGACCTGTTCTCACCATTCTCCCTTACGAGAAATTAGATGAGGCCGTTCAGCGGGCAAACGCAACGCGCTACGGCCTAGCTGCGGGCGTCTGGAGCGAAGACCTAAAGCAAGCTATCCGCGTAGCCCACAGCCTAAAGGCGGGCACCGTTTGGGTCAACGGCTACCTTCTCCTAGATGCCACCAGCCCTTGGGGCGGCTTCAAAGAAAGTGGCTTGGGTAGGGAAATGGGCCACTATGCCTTAGAACACTATACGGAAGTCAAAAGCGTCTGGCTAAACTTGAGCTAA
- a CDS encoding R2-like ligand-binding oxidase: MLREGFQTAREGLRDSFPLQLYHKAKKYFWDPKAIDFSVDKESFAALNEGQKEASLHLASLFVSGEEAVTLDLLPLVQVIAREGRLEEEMYLTTFLVDEAKHVEFFDLLIREVAQEANLERFHSNNYKKIFYEELPKAMGRLLEDPSPEAQAEAAVTYNMIVEGVLAETGYYAYYRAAELLGQQGVKLPGTIEGIRHVQRDESRHIAYGIYLLSRLLAENPSLWEIVERRMNYLLPYALGVVQDIFRTYPQGFPLQLEVGEFVNYAMGQFQKRYRRLELARNQSLKEIEQIALEMQEGEA; the protein is encoded by the coding sequence ATGTTGCGCGAAGGTTTCCAAACAGCACGGGAAGGCTTAAGGGATTCTTTTCCTCTCCAACTTTACCATAAGGCGAAGAAGTATTTCTGGGATCCTAAAGCGATTGACTTCTCAGTTGACAAAGAGAGCTTTGCTGCGCTCAATGAAGGACAAAAAGAGGCTTCGCTCCACCTGGCTTCCCTCTTTGTGTCCGGGGAAGAAGCTGTCACCCTGGACCTACTTCCCTTGGTTCAGGTAATCGCTCGTGAGGGACGATTGGAAGAAGAGATGTACCTAACCACCTTCCTCGTGGACGAAGCCAAACACGTAGAATTCTTTGATTTGCTCATTAGAGAGGTGGCCCAAGAGGCCAATCTCGAGCGCTTCCATAGCAATAACTACAAGAAGATCTTCTACGAGGAACTTCCAAAAGCAATGGGGCGGCTTTTGGAGGATCCCTCTCCGGAAGCGCAAGCAGAAGCGGCGGTCACGTACAACATGATCGTTGAGGGCGTGCTGGCGGAAACGGGCTACTATGCCTACTATCGTGCCGCTGAACTCTTGGGCCAACAGGGCGTGAAGCTTCCCGGAACGATAGAGGGTATTCGCCACGTCCAGCGCGACGAGTCTCGCCATATCGCCTACGGCATTTACCTCCTTTCCCGATTGCTCGCAGAAAACCCATCCTTGTGGGAAATCGTGGAGCGCCGAATGAACTACCTTCTTCCCTATGCGCTCGGCGTGGTTCAAGACATTTTCCGCACCTACCCGCAGGGGTTTCCTCTCCAACTAGAAGTCGGGGAGTTCGTCAACTATGCCATGGGTCAATTCCAAAAGCGCTACCGGCGATTGGAGCTGGCTCGCAACCAAAGCCTCAAAGAGATCGAGCAAATCGCCCTAGAAATGCAGGAAGGAGAAGCCTAA
- a CDS encoding alcohol dehydrogenase family protein — protein sequence MRAVVFEGKERIAVKRVDPPSLQHPLDALVRVHLAGICGSDLHLYHGKIPVLPGSILGHEFVGQVEAVGEGIPDLRPGDWVVGPFHIACGTCTYCRRQQYNLCERGGVYGYGPMFGNLQGAQTELLRVPFANVNLRKLPPNLSPERAIFAGDILSTAYGGLIQGQFRPGDSVAVIGAGPVGLMAIEVAQALGASKVLAIDRIPERLERAAALGAIPINAERENPVRRARSETNDEGPDLVLEAVGGTTTLSLALEMVRPGGRVSAVGVDNAPSFPFPLASALVKDLTFRIGLANVHLYIDTVLALLASGRLQPEKIISHYLPLEEAPRGYELFDRKEALKVLLVVRG from the coding sequence ATGCGTGCGGTTGTTTTTGAAGGTAAGGAACGAATCGCAGTCAAAAGGGTGGACCCCCCTAGCCTTCAACATCCGTTGGATGCACTGGTACGGGTGCATCTAGCTGGGATCTGCGGTTCGGACCTGCACCTTTACCACGGCAAAATACCTGTCCTCCCAGGGAGCATTCTGGGTCACGAATTTGTGGGCCAGGTAGAAGCGGTAGGTGAGGGCATCCCAGACCTCAGGCCGGGCGACTGGGTTGTAGGGCCCTTCCACATCGCATGTGGTACCTGCACCTACTGCAGGAGGCAACAGTACAACCTGTGTGAGCGAGGAGGCGTCTATGGTTACGGCCCCATGTTCGGCAACCTCCAAGGCGCCCAAACAGAACTGTTACGGGTGCCTTTTGCCAACGTCAATCTTCGCAAACTACCTCCAAACCTGAGCCCTGAAAGGGCCATTTTTGCCGGCGACATACTTTCCACGGCTTATGGGGGCCTTATTCAGGGCCAGTTCCGTCCAGGGGACAGCGTGGCAGTCATCGGAGCTGGGCCTGTAGGGTTGATGGCCATTGAGGTGGCACAGGCGTTGGGCGCGAGCAAAGTCCTGGCCATTGACCGTATTCCCGAGCGCCTGGAACGTGCTGCCGCTCTCGGCGCCATTCCTATAAATGCTGAGCGAGAAAATCCTGTCCGCCGCGCTCGTTCTGAAACCAACGATGAGGGACCTGACCTGGTCCTCGAGGCCGTGGGCGGGACAACCACCCTTAGCCTAGCCTTGGAGATGGTGCGGCCGGGTGGAAGAGTATCGGCCGTTGGCGTGGACAATGCACCCTCCTTCCCCTTTCCCTTAGCCTCTGCGCTAGTCAAGGACCTAACCTTCCGGATTGGCCTAGCCAACGTCCATTTGTACATTGATACCGTTCTGGCTCTCCTGGCAAGTGGGCGGCTACAACCGGAGAAGATCATCTCCCATTATCTTCCTCTGGAAGAAGCTCCCCGGGGATACGAACTGTTTGACCGCAAAGAAGCGCTCAAGGTCCTTTTGGTAGTTAGGGGGTGA
- a CDS encoding SCP2 sterol-binding domain-containing protein, with protein MYEPFSDEWAKAYCEALNSNSAYRQAAATWEGALILAVEPDPAFGLEEKRGIYLDLYHGECRSARQATAQDFEDAPYIITADARTWKQIIEGELDPVSALMRGKVKLEKGDLAALSQYMMAALELTNTAKQVPTQYPEGL; from the coding sequence ATGTACGAACCTTTCTCCGACGAATGGGCCAAAGCATACTGCGAAGCTCTGAACAGCAATTCCGCCTATCGCCAGGCCGCTGCGACATGGGAAGGGGCGCTAATCTTAGCGGTAGAGCCGGATCCCGCCTTCGGCCTGGAAGAAAAGCGGGGCATTTACCTGGATCTCTACCACGGTGAATGCCGGAGTGCACGACAAGCTACCGCGCAGGATTTCGAGGACGCCCCATACATAATTACCGCCGATGCCCGCACATGGAAACAAATCATTGAAGGAGAACTGGACCCCGTATCCGCCCTCATGCGGGGGAAAGTCAAACTCGAAAAGGGGGACCTTGCTGCGCTCAGCCAGTACATGATGGCAGCCCTAGAACTCACCAATACGGCAAAACAAGTCCCCACCCAGTATCCGGAAGGGCTGTAA